Proteins encoded within one genomic window of Haematobia irritans isolate KBUSLIRL chromosome 5, ASM5000362v1, whole genome shotgun sequence:
- the Cyp6u1 gene encoding cytochrome P450 6u1: MDFLHRLLLTVVGTASFCYFVIKVALGHWKRRGILHEKPKKPWGHLKGVGRKRHVSEVLQTLYDKYKGQAPFVGFFALLKPMLLILDLDSIHYILLKDAKYFMDRGLYYNIQDDSLSGNQLQMDGVEWQHMHLKLKSLQWQEKLRNMLPALLKVQKTYDTSLKDIIVKSEIVQNVTELVEAFNIDCISSLAFGLDGDSLRYRNTQFHNMCKSYTKSNFNIFKAYLAFCFPNVARLLQYHMYSPMATQYFHKLISDKLNEREYQHTQSLQYDFLQLWCDSRKITQRNQMFKKLENHEIVGQAFSFILAGLESSTTTLSCCLYELALQPELQEKARTEIGTILSKHQGQLSEDALEECVYLKQILNETLRKHSPYPFLLRLTTKEYELPNSIFMLQEGNHLIIPTSAIHHDADYYPNPDKFDPEHFHSKNVQKRPQCAFLPYGLGPRACMAQHYIQQQMLICLVTLLQRYKFSPCAETIIPLTYDNAKVLRKPKKDIWLSMQKI, from the exons ATGGATTTTCTACATCGTCTACTACTCACTGTTGTGGGTACTGCttcattttgttattttgtgataaaagtggCCCTAGGCCATTGGAAGAGACGGGGTATACTTCATGAAAAACCAAAGAAACCCTGGGGCCATTTAAAAGGTGTTGGCCGAAAACGACATGTATCTGAAGTTCTACAGACCCTCTACGATAAGTACAAAGGTCAAGCGCCATTTGTAGGCTTTTTTGCATTACTGAAACCCATGCTGCTCATATTAGATCTCGACTCTATTCATTACATATTGCTCAAAGATGCTAAATATTTTATGGATCGTGGTTTGTACTATAACATCCAGGATGATAGTCTGTCCGGCAATCAATTACAAATGGATGGTGTAGAATGGCAACACATGCACCTTAAACTAAAGTCTTTGCAATGGCAAGAAAAACTACGAAATATGTTACCCGCCTTACTAAAAGTCCAAAAAACCTATGACACCTCACTCAAAGATATAATTGTGAAATCTgaaattgtacaaaatgttACCGAATTAGTGGAGGCCTTCAATATTGATTGCATTTCTTCACTGGCCTTTGGTTTGGATGGAGATTCTTTGCGCTATCGCAATACACAATTCCATAATATGTGTAAATCATATACCAAAAGTAATTTCAATATATTCAAAGCTTATTTGGCATTTTGTTTTCCAAATGTGGCTCGTCTGCTCCAATATCATATGTACTCACCTATGGCCACACAATATTTCCACAAGTTAATTTCGGATAAACTTAACGAACGTGAATATCAACATACACAATCGCTTCAATATGATTTCTTACAACTATGGTGTGATTCACGTAAAATAACTCAACGTAATCAAATGTTTAAGAAATTGGAAAATCATGAAATTGTGGGTCAAGCATTTAGTTTTATCCTTGCTGGTTTGGAGTCCTCTACAACGACATTGTCATGTTGCCTTTATGAATTGGCTTTACAACCTGAGTTACAGGAAAAAGCTCGAACGGAAATTGGAACAATTTTATCCAAACATCAGGGCCAACTATCTGAAGATGCACTAGAAGAATGTGtatatttgaagcaaattttaaatg aaactCTTCGCAAACACTCCCCATATCCATTCCTATTGCGTCTCACTACCAAAGAATATGAATTGCCAAATTCAATATTTATGCTACAGGAAggtaatcacttaattataccaACATCGGCAATACATCATGATGCCGATTACTATCCGAATCCGGATAAATTTGATCCAGAACATTTTCATtccaaaaatgtacaaaaacgaCCACAGTGTGCATTTCTACCCTATGGCCTAGGACCACGAGCCTGTATGGCTCAGCATTATATACAACAACAAATGCTAATATGCCTTGTAACCCTATTACAACGATATAAATTTTCACCGTGTGCCGAAACAATAATACCTTTGACCTATGACAATGCGAAAGTGTTGAGGAAACCAAAAAAAGATATATGGCTATCAATGCAAAAGATATAA
- the Ufsp1 gene encoding LOW QUALITY PROTEIN: UFM1 specific peptidase 1 (The sequence of the model RefSeq protein was modified relative to this genomic sequence to represent the inferred CDS: inserted 1 base in 1 codon), with the protein MAQCDVKDEFKAITTSKTYQYELIRQNIVESIPPPVVENDSYETLLTRGNFTYFHYGCDGFHDNGWGCAYRTLQSMISWILNKRKWNSSLNIPSLREIQEILVGIEDKPQRFIGSRDWIGALEVXHIPHLLKYFRDYGGFVMMGGDMDAASKGIAGVHSNGNDSYLLIVDPHYSGVPASIDDLIKKGYIRWQNTKEFVDSSFYNLCLPYLK; encoded by the exons ATGGCGCAGTGTGACGTCAAGGATGAGTTCAAGGCAATAACAACCTCCAAAACATAtcaatatgaactaatacgACAAAATATAGTGGAATCCATACCGCCTCCTGTAGTAGAAAATGATAGTTACGAGACGTTGTTAACACGTGGGAACTTTACCTACTTCCATTATGGATGTGATGGATTTCACGATAATGGCTGGGGTTGCGCATATCGCACTCTGCAGTCAATGATATCGTGGATTCTGAATAAACGTAAATGGAATTCATCACTGAATATTCCCTCTCTAAGGGAAATACAAGAGATTTTAGTTGGCATAGAAGATAAGCCACAACGTTTTATTGGATCTCGAGATTGGATTGGAGCTTTAGAAG TTCATATACcgcatttattgaaatattttcgagattatgGTGGTTTTGTTATGATGGGTGGCGATATGGATGCTGCATCGAAAGGAATAGCGGGTGTTCACAGCAATGGAAATGATTCCTATCTCTTGATTGTG gaTCCCCATTACTCTGGTGTACCAGCATCCATAGATGATCTTATCAAAAAAGGCTATATACGTTGGCAAAATACTAAAGAATTTGTTGATAGTTCCTTTTACAATCTCTGTTTGCCATATCTAAAATGA